The sequence TAGTCGCTTTAGTGCTGTTATTTCTAAATTTGGCATGATTCAGAGTGAAGCAGATCATTCAGTTTTCTCCCGTCATTCTTCCTCCACGACCTCCATATATCTGGttgtttatgtggatgatattgtcATTACTGGAGATGATCATGAGGGAATCACTCAGTTAAAACAGCACTTGTTTGATCACTTTCAGACTAAGGATATGGGgaagttaaaatattttttaggaaTTGAAGTGGCACAATCTAATGCTGGGATCTGTATCTCACTGAGAAAATATGCTTTGGATATTCTTGAAGAAACTAGAATGTTGGATTCTAGACTTGTAGATACACCACTGGatcccaacacaaaacttagTCCAGATCAAGGAGAACCTCTTGCAGATCCTGGTAGATATCGCAGATTAATTGGCTGATTGAATTATTTGACAGTCACTCAGCCAGATATTTCATTTGCCACAAGTATCCTAAGTCAGTTTCTTGACTCCCCATGCGATAGTCATTGGGACGCAGCTGTTAGAGTCCTTAGATATATCAAAGGTGCTCCAGGAAAAGGTTTGTTCTATGAAGATAAAGGACATAACCAGATTGTTGGGTATACTGATGCAGATTGGGCAAGATCTCCATCTAATAGACGTTCTACATCTGGTTATTGTGTTTTTATTGGTGGAAACTTGATATCttggaagagtaagaagcaaaATGTTGTAGCAAGATCTAGTGCGGAAGCTGAATATAGAGCTATGGCACTTGCCACATGTGAACTTATATGGTTGAAGCAATTAGTTAAGGAACTTAAGTTTTGTGAGCCGAGTAAGATGGAACTGGTGTGCGATAATCAAGCTGCCTTACATATTGCTTTCAACCCTGTGTTTCATGAACGGACCAAGCACATAGAGATTGATTGCCATTTCATAAGGGAGAAGTTGCACAGTGGGGAAATAGTAACCGCCTTTGTCAACTCCAATAATCAACTTGCAGATATTTTCACCAAAGCTCTCCGGGGTCCTCGGATACAATACATATGTAACAAGCTTGGTGCATATGATTTATATGCTCCAGCTTGAGGGGGAGTATTGAATATCAGATTAGAGATATAGGCTGTATATAAGTTATTCTGAGAGATATATGTTGTATATAAGTTATTCTGTTTTGATATAGTTTCTGTTTTTAGATATCTGATTCTGTTGTATCTCCTAGTATTAAGGGATTTTATTTCTGtacctatgtatatatatatatattgatgctGAGAGATGATTCTCTCAAGGAATTCATCCAAAACACAATTCTTGTCTCACTCCATTCGTGTATTTCAAGTATAGTTTTTTGCCATTTTTAAATCTGAGCTACAAACACGATAAGAAGATTTTATAAACTCTGTGGTTGTGGGTCATCACTTACTTATTTAATTTCACTTGATAAACTGAAAGCTTTCTATGAAAAAATGAAGCATAGAGAGTTTTTAGTTTATTAGAAAAATTTAAGCTAAGTAACAACCTACAACAGTCTATAGAATTTTCTTGACATGTTTGTAGCTCAAATTCAAAAATGGTAGGCCATAATTTAAAAAACCAAATGATCCATCAACATTGGTAATTCTTTTGTTATCCCTCATAAGCTTTGTGATctagtctaaggtgagatataaATGTGTTAAACAATTTTGTTAGACATAGTTTTATACTCTCAGGTAGCATAATAGCCAATAGAAGGAAAATAACTTCAATCTAAATGTTTCTAGTACAGAAAATAATATCGCTTAACCAATAGAAAAGACATTGATATATGCTCATTGTCAGACATTGGATCCTTATCCTTctattattataaataaaatctTTGAAAGTGGCGGATGAAAGGTTAATAAAATACCTTACTCCTATTTTTAACTTAGTGGTGATTGATATCTCCTCTCGAAAAGGAGGTAAGCGGCTATGGCAGCTATATCTAAAAAAAGTAGGAGTGACCATACCATATGGGTTGTGGAAAGTATGTGTGCATTTGTCTCAAGAGTACAATGCACTTCTCATCAATCCTAAATTGGCACTATAAGTATCTTTACTAAATTGAATTAAATCATATATTCTAACATCCTTCTAAGTTGACATCTTTTGGGCTTCAATCCGATCTAACAATGTACAGTACCCATCAACACTAACTTTTTGGGGGTTACGAAATTATCTGTTTTGCGAGTCAAAATCAATGGAAATAAATTCTGAAAAGCTATGATTCTTTTTTTAGAGTGCTCAAGAAATAAATGTTTGATCTTATCTATAGTATTAGAGGAAATAAGCAGACTAACAAAAACTGAATTTATACAGCCAGTGGTAAATAGAATTAGCACCTGCGATtcccaaatttttaattttgacattttttattcaaaaacaaAAGTTTATCCACCCTTAACAATGGATTCGACAAAAATTCAGAAACGATCACTTTTGGTTATAAAAAACACATGTTGATAAGTTGCTGCTAGATGTACCATGAAAGTTCAGAGTTGAGCTCCGATGTTCAGTCCCAAAATGTCTATAATTTTCAAACAAAGTGTAAATTCAAAAAATGATgcattaaaaataagataaagattgaACTtatacaaattttattttataagatgACATGAGAAATAAAACAAGTtgttaaaatagaataaaaccaAATGTTACATAACAATGCTCATAACAAATGATGTATGGACGCTTCTATGGTGCTGAATGCCTAAAATTTCAGCAGCTACTGAAATGAGTTGTCATGATGGAGAGAAGGACGCGTGTGGTGTTGGGTACAACACGTGCAGACAGGAACTGATTCCTGTGCAGGAGTGACAGGATGCTGCTGAAATTAGATGGATGATTGTGTTACCTATGAGCTATGGTTAATGATGATTAGATGTTTGGGCTGCACTTTTTTGTGAATATGGCAGTTTGTGGAGTTACGGGCTTTGGGTTCattgtaaagaaaaaaaaaatagaacaacTTTTAGATGAAGTTCGGCCATAATGTTTAGTCATTGTAATGGATTAGACCAAAAAGATAGAACAATATGTTTTTGAATGATATTTCATCAAcattaattcaaattcaaataataatgtAATAGCATGGGtttggaaagaaaatgaaaatgcaTAAACATTAAGAGTAATAATATTATGGGTCCAAACGGCATTCTCTGTAGtagtatattattttttataatattaaataatatcGTTTTGTCTGTTTTAATTGTTGGATAAATTATAAAGAATTTATTTCAGTTGTATTATAttagatttattattatttaatattatcaaaaataatatattactATAGAGAATGCCGTTTGGGCCcatgatattattatttttaatgtttatgcattttcattttctttcgaAACCCATGCTATTacattattatttgaatttgaattaatgTTGATAAAATATCATTCAAAAGCATGTTTTATCTTTTCAGTCTAATCCATTACAATGACTAAACATTACGGCCTAAcctcctctaaaagttgttttattttttttttctttacaatGAACCCAAAGTCCATCAGTAACTCCACTAAACGGCCATACTCACAAAAAAGTCCAGTCCAAATATCTAATCATTATTAACTATAGTTTATAGGTAACACAATCATCCATCTAATTTCAGCAGTATCCTGTCACTCTTGCACAGGAATCAATTTCTGTCTGCGCGTGTTGCACCCAACACTACACGCGTCCTTCTCTCTATCATGACAACTCATTTCAGCAGCTGCCGAAATTTTAGGCATTCAGCACCATAGAAGCGTCCAATGAGGTATAAGTTTTTACCATCCACTTCTATCAACCGAAACTCCTTAGTTTTGATTTTCTATGTTGTTTTTGTTGGTACAAGGCTTTTTCTCTTTTAAGAACTTTTCCTCTTGCTTGTTTCTTCATATGGCACATAGTTACTATTTTTAACAATATCCTACACATCCAAATTGACGAACTCAATGAATAGCTTTTTAACAATATACTATTTTCTATGTTGTTTTTTATTGCGGATGGCGGCTCATGGCAGTGAGCCAAAAATCCGCCCTAAAATAATGGCAGATGGTGTTGCGGAAAATGGCGGAAATGACGGATTACCTAAAAAATACATATATGTGTAcaaaaaaaatgcagaaaaattgCAAATATAATAAACTATAAAATCTAATATATGTAATCATTTTTTTAGTCATATCCAATTAATGCAGCAAATATAATATCAAATGTAGGAAATAAACATAAGACATAGaacataaaaactaaaaacttaAGAGAAAGACCAAAGCCATTGTCTCATCATGTCTTTAAACTAACAAATGATAAAATAGTGAACTGAACTGAAAGGATAAAAAGTTGGAGGAAGAGAGGTTTATGAGGGAAGAGAAGGAGACAATGAAGTGAGTGCACTAAATGAAAAAAAAGGAATGTATGTACTATAACTGGTACGAACCAGAGAAAAGAGGGAACTGTGGTGATGAGCAGCGGCGGCGACGAACGGCGACAAGTGGTTGCAAAGATCGGCGGCACAGGAGGCACACAGAAGAGAGAGAACAGAGATAGAAAGCCGTTTTGGACGTGAATCAAAGAGGAAGGGTCGTTTTTTAGTTGCAGCGGCTGAACTGGTTTAGTGGGTTACATATATCATTTAGGGTTTTGCTAATTTACCCATTTACCctcgattttttttaaaattcgaaaaaaCCCGCAATTTTCGCCATTTTCATGGCGGTCCGCCATGGCGTCACCGCAATTGCAGCCGCCTTTTGCCCGCCGTGAAAACCCCTTTGCGGTGGCGCTTGTATGGCAGCGAGGGCGAATCCCGCCACGCCATACCGTTATGGCACCGCCATGGCCGATATTTTAAAACACTAATATGAATAGCTGAGATCACTTTTAAAAGAAAAATGGTCAGAGTCTGACATTCACCCATTGGATTGTATTGTTTTGCCATCTTTGTGTTTTCAGCTTTTTTCTCTACAACCCGTAAAAAGCTTAACCCTTTAGAAAACTAATCCTGATGTTAATGGAAATAGCACAAATGTAGCATGAGAATGTATTGCATTATGATTGTCAACTTTTTCTGAAATTGAAACGTTTCAACAAAGTCTATCAAGCTGAAACTTGTAGGTAGCACAACTGGTTGcttaataatttttaaagtaAATACTCAAATTAGTTCCCAACAAATTTCAAATTGAACTCCGCAGTAAATTTTTATTAATACAATACATAGTAAACCATTGTAATAACTCTTAACGagattttaatatattattttctttgtaTTCATCAAAACCTATATCCAAGGGATTCTAGAGTTAACAAATCAATCCATACTTCAACAACCCGagcatatatatatcaaatcagCAAGCACCCGAAAAGATATAAGATgtgtcataaataaaaaaaaatttaaaaaaaatttaaaaaaaaaaacagaaaataaaaccaTACAAGCAAGTTGAGTTAGAAGTATTCTTGAATGAATATGCACATACAATGAGAGTGAAGACTCCTCCTTTCATTCTTTCCAATTATATGAAGCCCGGTCTACAACTAAATAGTCTCCCCGGATATCCTTCGCAACTCGAAGGTCACGATCAAGGTAAACAGTATCAAACCTGCCAAAACAGGATAACAAAGTAAAACACTAAAACTTGAAGAAAAGGCATCCTATTATTGGTCAAATAGATAAAACAGGAGACAACAGAGATGAATCCGACAAATAGAAGAAAAAGCTTAGAAAGTAGATCATTATTTCTCTAAAAGACTGGAAAACACAACAAACTATTTCTACTGTTGGGATGCCATGTAAGATTTTAACCAATTGTGTACAGTTTCTTCTATGAGAAAACCCCAAAAATTTCTCCTTAAGAAAAACAGTGCCATACACAATCGTCCTTGAGAAATGTAATCCCACATAATATTTTCTAAGTGTTGAAAATATCAATCATATTGTTCCTTTTAGATACTACTAATATGTAATTATATATGGTGGTTAAGGATCAGAATTGACAAATATGCCTCAAATTCTTAATGCTCAAAGACTATGCAAAGATTTTTCACCTGTTTAGGGACTAATATGTTCAGTACCTTTAATTCAAGGACAACAAATTTGGAGATGTACTATCTACCTATTTATAAGAATGCCCAAACATATTCTTTTACCCCTAATCTTCAATCAAATCAAGTTTCATCAtcatttctcttctctcttcgatCTTGATTCTACATTAAATGAATAATGCTCATTATCTGTGTATCCTTAGGGTTTCTGCATTAGGGTCTTAAAACTTACTCTCACATAACACGAGTTTGTGGACTTGCTTGATTTATCAACTGTGGTTAAGGTATTTTCTAGGTGCTTGTCTGGGGATGGCAAGTTGGATGGCCAGCGATTGAATAAACTGAATAATTTCGAGACTTCCTGGATTGGTTGGTTCTTCTCTTATTGAATTCTCTTACCTTTTCAGTGACTTATAAATATTCAATTGATAAAATCTTCCCCTTTCAAACtaattttgaattcaaaaaatATGGATTGTGATATGTACTAAGTACTTTAAAAACCCAATCCCCTTTCAAGTTAATATGAAAGCTTTCCATCTACACCTCTCATTAGTACTGCAACAACTCATTCCCAATTTCACACCGGACCTAATTCCTTCCCTTTtgctttttcatctttttctcggCCTCCTTTATCTCCAAGGACCATCTGCCCCTTTCCCACCCAGAGTTTCCATATTGCATGGTAAAAAATGATAGCAGTGAGCTCAAGTCTTCTGCACTATCCTCAAAGGCCATTAGATATCAAATCACATCGGGAGAACTAAACTTACAAAGGATGGTCTATACATAGTATGAGGTATAGCCGAATGGGTGATTAACAATATCATGCAATGTAGCTCTAGAAACTCTCAAGATTTATGAAGTGTGTTTGAATTGTATGTTCCATTCTTTCTTAAGGAAATTGATGTTCTTTGCCAAACTCTCTCCACAAAGCAAGTCATTGCTATATCTTAAGAAAGAGTTGGCACACAATGCCTGATATTAACTACTATGTAACACTATTAATCTATGGCAAAACTGAAAACTGATCTGAGTTATCTTCAAGAGAAGACAAATTCATGATGAAGAGGCCAAGAGGGGGAAAAGATTTTAAGCTGCCTCCAATAATGTCTCAGGATATCAAtaaggtaaaaaaataaaaaaacacttaCACCAATATGGTCTCAGAAATAGGACAGTATttataaacaaaaatataaaaataaattaataaaaaatattaaattgctTGAATTCATGAATCAGAAGTTATTCCAAACTAACTCTCTACTGGACAAGATAACTTCACATTTAATCTATGTTTTTAAATCCCCAATTAAGCTTCATCAGTAAAAGCAAACTAAAAGGAGTAAACACAAACACACAAATAATCAGTCAGCAAGTAAATCTACCAAGCATAACTAACATTTTACTTCAACTACACTGTATATTTAAAGTACCTACCAACCCTGTCCAAATGGCGGCAACGGTATTTCCCAATTCTTCCCACGTAATACTGCACTAGTAAATCTAAAGCAACCAATGTCAGACTTTAAAAGTGTTGAACAACAGTAAATGAATTTTCTTCATCGAAAGAATGTTATTCCGATATAATAGCACCGGCAGGAATAAAAGATATTCGTGTCCctccaaaatcacaaaaagttTTATACCAATTTGGCGAAATTTATCAAAGTTTTGTGATATTTCGAGGTACTTTGTTAAAATCACCATTTTCCAGTTGCAAAAGCAGTAGTTTGCCCTAATTCACCTGAAATTGACTCTCTGTGGCGACGCAATCTCAATCCCGGAACGGACGAAGAAAACCCCATCGGGAGGGAAAGTGATGACGTTATTGAGGGTTTTCTGTTGGACATCGATGACTTGCAACACGTCGCCGGCACGTGTTCCGAACAGGGGAGCTTTCTCGATAATGAAAAGCTGCTCTTTCTCGGTGGTCCAAAGCAGCCTCCACGTGCCGGAGAGTGAGTCGTCAGTGGTCACAGTTCCGGCGCCAAGTTCGGCCATTGCGTCGATGGCTTCGACGATGGCAGCACGCCTCGCAGGGTCAGTCTGCGTCCTGAGGCCGCGGTCCTGGTCGGAGATTAGGACGAGAAGGCGCTCCCTGGCTGATTGGGATTGGGCGGTGACGGAAGAGCAGGTGAACCTTGGGTGAGAGTAGCAACGAGGGACCGAGAGTTTTGAATTAGGGCTTTGGGGTTTG is a genomic window of Arachis ipaensis cultivar K30076 chromosome B06, Araip1.1, whole genome shotgun sequence containing:
- the LOC107605293 gene encoding probable plastid-lipid-associated protein 11 isoform X2, whose product is MATTTLLLPTPFKPQSPNSKLSVPRCYSHPRFTCSSVTAQSQSARERLLVLISDQDRGLRTQTDPARRAAIVEAIDAMAELGAGTVTTDDSLSGTWRLLWTTEKEQLFIIEKAPLFGTRAGDVLQVIDVQQKTLNNVITFPPDGVFFVRSGIEIASPQRVNFRFTSAVLRGKNWEIPLPPFGQGW
- the LOC107605293 gene encoding probable plastid-lipid-associated protein 11 isoform X1 translates to MATTTLLLPTPFKPQSPNSKLSVPRCYSHPRFTCSSVTAQSQSARERLLVLISDQDRGLRTQTDPARRAAIVEAIDAMAELGAGTVTTDDSLSGTWRLLWTTEKEQLFIIEKAPLFGTRAGDVLQVIDVQQKTLNNVITFPPDGVFFVRSGIEIASPQRVNFRFTSAVLRGKNWEIPLPPFGQGWFDTVYLDRDLRVAKDIRGDYLVVDRASYNWKE